In Pseudoxanthobacter soli DSM 19599, the following are encoded in one genomic region:
- a CDS encoding type II toxin-antitoxin system VapB family antitoxin, with product MAEPQLSVRSARARDLAHRLARRENRTIADVVERALEAYEARETGRTPASEFYARLAAECGTDLDLETVIRASRRPHMGPDL from the coding sequence ATGGCCGAACCGCAACTGTCCGTCCGCAGCGCGCGGGCGCGGGATCTGGCGCACCGTCTGGCGCGGCGGGAAAACCGTACGATCGCCGATGTCGTCGAGCGGGCTCTCGAAGCCTACGAGGCGCGGGAAACGGGACGGACACCGGCGTCCGAATTCTACGCCCGCCTCGCGGCCGAGTGCGGCACCGACCTCGATCTCGAAACGGTCATCCGGGCGTCGCGGCGTCCGCACATGGGGCCGGATCTGTGA
- a CDS encoding TetR/AcrR family transcriptional regulator: MTGLDEGRPHAPAEPDRPQRADARRNVDALLSAARAVFDRLGVDAPMRTIAAEAGVGVGTLYRHFPQRSDLIKAIIRREVDECVAAAAMLGGTLPPGEALASWVQRLVDLAGTKRGLGPALHSGDPAYQSLPDYVQGQLAPALRRLLDSAAAAGEVRDDVDAREVLLAAMRLAAPASNGEVAEARRMVALLIDGLRFRAAGR; the protein is encoded by the coding sequence GTGACCGGACTGGACGAGGGGCGGCCGCACGCGCCGGCCGAGCCGGACCGCCCGCAGCGGGCCGATGCGCGCCGCAATGTCGATGCCCTGCTTTCCGCCGCCCGGGCGGTGTTCGACCGGCTCGGGGTGGATGCGCCGATGCGGACGATCGCCGCCGAGGCCGGCGTCGGGGTCGGCACGCTGTACCGGCACTTTCCGCAGCGCTCGGACCTGATCAAGGCGATCATCCGGCGCGAGGTGGACGAGTGCGTCGCCGCGGCCGCGATGCTGGGCGGCACCCTGCCGCCGGGCGAAGCGCTCGCCTCCTGGGTGCAGCGGCTGGTCGATCTCGCCGGCACCAAGCGGGGCCTCGGGCCGGCGCTGCATTCGGGCGATCCGGCCTATCAGTCTCTGCCGGACTATGTTCAGGGCCAGCTCGCGCCCGCGCTGCGCCGGCTGCTCGATTCGGCTGCCGCGGCCGGCGAGGTGCGGGACGATGTCGACGCCCGCGAGGTGCTGCTGGCGGCCATGCGCCTCGCCGCGCCCGCCAGCAACGGTGAGGTCGCGGAGGCGCGCCGAATGGTGGCGCTTTTGATCGACGGCCTGCGCTTCCGGGCGGCGGGCCGCTGA
- a CDS encoding aldo/keto reductase: protein MQYRPLGRTGIKVSAYCLGTMMFGKLANADHDVCIRMVHKALDFGLNFVDTADAYSGGESEIIVGKALKGRRDDVVLATKAALPMGDDPNRRGTSRRWITRALEGSLQRLQTDHIDLYQIHRLSPDTDMEETLSVLTDLMRAGKIRAFGASTVPASDIVEAQWIAERRGLARFRTEQPPYSILNRSIEREVLPVCQRFGMGVMAWSPLAKGMLTGRYRRGAPQPDSLRARFFPKAMSDAASLNAVEALIPLAESAGIPLMHMALAFVVAHPALSAAIIGPRTLEQLDGLLAGADVVLSDDLMDRIDEIVPPGTDVAPLEGAAYVPPAIAHPAMRRRPATERAVG, encoded by the coding sequence ATGCAGTACCGCCCTCTCGGCCGCACCGGCATAAAGGTCAGCGCCTATTGTCTGGGCACGATGATGTTCGGGAAGCTCGCCAATGCCGACCACGATGTATGCATCCGCATGGTCCACAAGGCGCTCGATTTCGGCCTCAACTTCGTCGACACCGCCGACGCCTACAGCGGCGGCGAGTCGGAGATCATCGTCGGCAAGGCGCTGAAGGGGCGCCGGGACGATGTCGTGCTCGCCACCAAGGCGGCGCTGCCGATGGGCGACGATCCGAACCGGCGCGGCACCTCGCGCCGCTGGATCACGCGCGCGCTCGAAGGCTCGCTGCAGCGCCTGCAGACGGACCATATCGACCTCTACCAGATCCACCGGCTGTCGCCGGACACCGACATGGAGGAGACGCTGTCGGTGCTGACCGACCTGATGCGGGCGGGCAAGATCCGCGCGTTCGGCGCCTCGACCGTTCCCGCCTCCGACATCGTGGAGGCGCAGTGGATCGCCGAGCGGCGCGGGCTGGCGCGCTTCCGCACCGAACAGCCGCCCTATTCGATCCTCAACCGGTCGATCGAGCGCGAGGTGCTTCCCGTCTGCCAGCGCTTCGGCATGGGGGTGATGGCGTGGAGCCCGCTGGCGAAGGGCATGCTCACCGGCCGCTACCGGCGGGGCGCGCCGCAGCCCGACTCACTGCGCGCGCGGTTCTTCCCGAAGGCGATGTCCGACGCGGCGAGCCTGAACGCGGTCGAGGCCTTGATTCCGCTGGCGGAAAGCGCCGGCATCCCGCTGATGCACATGGCGCTCGCCTTCGTCGTGGCGCATCCCGCCCTCTCCGCCGCGATCATCGGCCCGCGCACCCTGGAGCAGCTCGACGGCCTCCTGGCCGGGGCCGACGTGGTGCTGTCCGACGACCTGATGGACCGGATCGACGAGATCGTGCCGCCGGGCACCGACGTCGCCCCGCTCGAAGGCGCCGCCTACGTGCCCCCCGCCATCGCCCACCCTGCGATGCGCCGCCGCCCGGCCACGGAGCGCGCGGTGGGGTGA
- a CDS encoding Ltp family lipoprotein, with translation MRSAKQYISMSGFSREGLIRQLSSDAGDGYDVSDATIAVDSLNIDWNAQAVRSAEQYLQMSGFSCRGLINQLSSSAGDGYTKNQAIYGAKQAGACK, from the coding sequence ATTAGGTCTGCCAAGCAATATATCTCTATGTCCGGTTTCTCTCGGGAGGGCCTTATTCGTCAACTGTCGTCAGATGCCGGCGATGGTTATGATGTTTCTGATGCTACTATCGCGGTAGATAGCCTGAATATCGATTGGAATGCTCAGGCGGTGAGATCCGCAGAGCAATATCTCCAGATGTCAGGCTTCTCTTGTAGAGGTCTGATCAATCAACTCTCCTCCAGTGCTGGGGATGGGTATACAAAAAATCAAGCAATCTACGGGGCAAAGCAGGCAGGTGCTTGTAAATAG
- a CDS encoding FRG domain-containing protein: MFSLIMRGNVDEWDAVPLKTSATHRFPIARFLEYTNDDIRAQFTPISPTVLTALTGIPAVFMSELQSPRGQILDYVNIRVGFILDVTFDERDLVYTFRFERNFGNQPISDRKFFERAFGMEGFELHRTHWAIKPTNIADALRTLGLISHGEAVLPPGLPTIPTVPTQEETDKIVIDDLKDYIAEVMMLHDASDDEFFYRGHSDKNYLLEPTLFRKAANGAYKYRPNEDVMVRELLAAQPSIFASDGYMLDKLVRMQHFGLPTRLLDLTSNPLVGLYFCVSTPKFDGFGNEIDGEVLVISTAKSNVMPFDSDKVSCIANISLLTDQEKNRMDTSLERLAFNETADCKKLVHFIKREKPYFENRIEPADLERILFVRARLGHERIVSQSGAFLMFGKDSILPETGQSGLKINRFTIRSKPKLLRQLESLNIKASTIYPGLDRAAQDIAKKFEIA, from the coding sequence ATGTTCAGCCTCATTATGCGTGGCAATGTTGATGAGTGGGATGCAGTCCCGCTCAAGACCTCCGCCACTCACCGTTTCCCTATCGCTCGCTTCTTGGAGTACACGAACGACGATATACGCGCGCAATTCACCCCAATCTCTCCGACTGTGCTAACTGCTCTCACCGGGATCCCGGCCGTGTTTATGAGCGAACTTCAGTCGCCGAGGGGCCAGATCCTTGACTATGTCAACATACGTGTTGGGTTCATACTGGACGTAACCTTTGATGAGCGTGACCTAGTCTACACGTTCCGATTTGAACGCAACTTCGGCAATCAGCCAATCTCCGATCGCAAGTTTTTCGAGCGTGCCTTTGGGATGGAGGGTTTCGAGTTACATCGTACACACTGGGCTATAAAGCCAACCAATATCGCCGATGCGCTTCGAACTTTAGGGCTCATCAGTCACGGCGAGGCAGTCTTGCCGCCCGGTCTGCCTACCATTCCGACTGTCCCGACCCAAGAAGAAACGGACAAGATCGTTATCGACGATCTTAAGGACTATATCGCGGAGGTGATGATGCTTCACGACGCGAGCGACGACGAGTTCTTCTATCGAGGCCATTCAGACAAGAACTACCTGCTAGAGCCAACGCTATTCCGAAAGGCCGCAAATGGCGCGTATAAGTACCGCCCGAACGAAGATGTCATGGTGCGCGAACTGTTGGCCGCTCAGCCATCTATTTTTGCGAGCGACGGGTACATGCTGGATAAGCTTGTCCGGATGCAGCACTTTGGGCTGCCGACGCGCCTCTTAGATCTCACGTCTAATCCCTTGGTCGGTCTCTACTTCTGCGTTTCCACTCCCAAGTTTGACGGTTTCGGTAACGAGATCGACGGCGAGGTTCTCGTCATAAGCACTGCGAAATCAAACGTGATGCCCTTCGATTCCGATAAGGTAAGCTGCATAGCCAATATCAGCCTACTAACCGATCAAGAGAAGAACCGAATGGACACTTCGCTTGAAAGGCTGGCGTTCAACGAGACGGCCGACTGCAAGAAACTTGTCCACTTTATTAAACGCGAGAAGCCCTACTTCGAGAACCGCATAGAGCCCGCAGACTTAGAGCGTATTCTATTCGTTCGCGCGCGCCTAGGTCACGAACGCATCGTTTCCCAATCCGGCGCCTTCCTGATGTTCGGGAAGGACTCGATTTTGCCCGAAACCGGGCAGAGCGGTCTAAAGATCAACAGATTTACCATTCGCAGTAAGCCAAAGCTGCTAAGGCAGTTAGAGTCCCTGAACATTAAGGCAAGCACTATTTACCCGGGGCTTGACCGTGCCGCACAGGACATCGCGAAGAAGTTTGAGATCGCCTAG